A region from the Solibacillus sp. FSL H8-0523 genome encodes:
- the speB gene encoding agmatinase, which produces MRFDETYAGNMFIKSNQNYEESKAVLYGMPMDWTVSYRPGQRFGPARVREVSIGLEEYSFYLDRELGDVPFFDAGDIPLPFGNAEKSLAEIKTFVRKVLADGKVPIGLGGEHLVSLPVMEAVYEKYPDLAVIHFDAHTDLRTDYEGEQYSHATPIRKIADTIGPQNVYSFGIRSGLKEELQWAKENGMHISLFEVFEPLKEILPTLKGRPVYVTIDIDVLDPAHAPGTGTVDAGGITPKELLASIHEIARSQVDVVGFDLVEVAPVYDHSDITVNTAAKLIREMILGWVK; this is translated from the coding sequence ATGAGATTTGACGAGACGTATGCAGGGAATATGTTTATTAAAAGCAATCAAAATTACGAGGAAAGTAAGGCAGTGCTTTACGGAATGCCAATGGACTGGACAGTAAGCTACCGTCCGGGTCAACGTTTTGGCCCAGCACGTGTTCGTGAAGTATCAATCGGCTTAGAAGAATATAGCTTCTATTTAGATCGTGAATTAGGCGATGTTCCTTTTTTTGATGCGGGTGATATTCCACTACCATTCGGTAACGCGGAAAAATCATTAGCGGAAATTAAAACATTTGTCCGTAAGGTGCTAGCAGATGGCAAAGTACCAATTGGTTTAGGCGGGGAGCACTTAGTGTCTTTACCGGTAATGGAAGCAGTGTATGAAAAGTATCCAGATTTAGCCGTGATCCACTTTGATGCCCATACCGATTTACGTACAGATTACGAAGGGGAACAGTACTCACACGCAACACCAATTCGTAAAATTGCCGATACAATCGGACCACAAAACGTTTACTCATTCGGTATTCGTTCAGGCTTAAAAGAAGAATTACAATGGGCAAAAGAAAACGGCATGCACATCTCATTATTTGAAGTGTTCGAGCCATTAAAAGAAATTTTACCTACATTAAAAGGTCGTCCAGTATACGTAACAATTGATATTGACGTATTAGACCCAGCACACGCACCAGGTACAGGTACAGTGGATGCAGGCGGGATTACACCAAAAGAGCTGTTAGCGTCAATCCATGAAATTGCACGTTCACAAGTGGATGTTGTGGGCTTTGACTTAGTAGAAGTAGCCCCAGTATATGATCACTCAGATATTACCGTGAACACAGCAGCGAAGTTAATTCGTGAAATGATTCTTGGTTGGGTGAAATAA
- a CDS encoding diguanylate cyclase produces MFIQLLSFFSILFTFTLLIYWPFLHHFKQGAFIERTKPYIVGLKFGFSGLIFTIVGLELMSGFMVNSRIILVLFSGLLGGPISLLISGLIMGIGRLFLDNLTTVTYLLNLNFTALTIVLFLFTIKYELTRQSIFIYFWAALVDGIIVLFIGLTIHKIGFFYLMVYTIFTVFTFYFIYFVIHQVKRSNDTVQETHYLQYIDYQTKLSNNFAIQPHIENLITKKIDFTMLLIDIKDFRLVNSLYGFPVGDAIIKQLGLLFCDYAQKNDVIIGRIGGEEFLVVLKNVAPAVAIVEANQFIQAIAQHSFVGPKNTEIRISVSVGLCSYPTNGEDMHTLTKKLILAQQHAKANSISSYFHASNLK; encoded by the coding sequence ATGTTTATACAATTACTATCATTTTTTTCAATTTTATTTACCTTTACATTGTTGATTTACTGGCCCTTTTTACATCATTTTAAGCAAGGGGCTTTTATTGAACGAACAAAGCCTTATATCGTTGGATTGAAATTTGGGTTTTCTGGACTTATTTTTACAATTGTAGGGCTGGAACTGATGAGTGGTTTTATGGTGAATAGCCGCATTATTTTAGTGTTATTTAGTGGGCTGCTTGGTGGACCCATTTCCTTATTAATTAGTGGGCTTATTATGGGTATTGGGCGTTTGTTTTTAGACAATTTAACAACCGTTACATATTTACTCAATCTCAATTTCACCGCTCTGACCATTGTGCTTTTTTTATTTACTATTAAATATGAACTCACAAGGCAATCGATTTTCATTTATTTTTGGGCGGCATTAGTCGATGGAATCATTGTGCTGTTTATCGGTTTAACAATCCATAAAATCGGATTTTTCTATTTAATGGTATACACGATTTTCACTGTTTTTACGTTTTATTTTATTTATTTCGTCATTCATCAAGTCAAGCGCTCCAACGATACCGTTCAGGAAACGCATTATTTACAATACATCGACTATCAAACAAAATTGTCTAATAACTTTGCCATTCAACCTCACATTGAAAATTTAATTACTAAAAAGATCGATTTTACAATGTTGCTCATTGATATCAAAGATTTTCGCTTAGTAAATTCTTTATATGGCTTTCCAGTAGGAGATGCGATCATCAAGCAATTGGGACTATTATTTTGCGATTACGCTCAAAAAAATGATGTCATTATTGGACGCATCGGCGGCGAGGAATTTTTGGTTGTTCTAAAAAATGTCGCACCGGCTGTCGCAATTGTCGAAGCAAATCAGTTCATTCAAGCCATTGCGCAGCATAGTTTTGTCGGCCCAAAAAATACCGAAATCCGTATTTCCGTGTCAGTTGGCCTTTGTTCCTATCCAACGAACGGTGAGGATATGCATACGTTAACGAAAAAGTTAATTTTGGCCCAGCAACATGCCAAGGCCAATTCAATTTCTTCCTATTTCCATGCGAGTAACTTAAAATAA
- a CDS encoding acyl-CoA dehydrogenase family protein produces MSKQLFIQTEKQRDWLKKIETLEQNFKEQAQQIDEASVFPFENFKKLREIGYTKITLPKEFGGEGFSLYDTILLHETVASYCGSTGLAASWTIQNVGEIFENQYWDEETLAWFGEEVKNGATVNRAVSEFAMGSPVRGGRPATSAKREGDSYLINGRKNYTSGAPDLDYFLVAAWIEDDDHLGFFLVPKTATGVSVENTWDVASMRGTGSDDLVLQNVRVAASSLVEIPSYSTGFKLNGWLLLIPATYLGIAQAARDYAVKFATEHSPNSIQGTIADLPNVQTLIGEMDLALTNARFTIYGVAELYKDPKKKSTIINEVNIAKHVVTNMAIEVVDKAMRLVGAKSLQRSNPLQRYYRDVRAGLHNPPMDDITIKRLAETAIQNQLQKKEVIV; encoded by the coding sequence ATGAGTAAGCAATTATTTATTCAAACAGAAAAACAGCGTGACTGGTTAAAGAAGATAGAAACGCTAGAGCAAAACTTTAAAGAGCAGGCACAGCAAATCGACGAAGCGTCTGTGTTTCCATTTGAAAATTTTAAAAAGCTACGAGAAATTGGTTATACAAAAATTACATTGCCAAAGGAATTTGGCGGCGAAGGTTTTTCGCTTTATGACACGATTCTCTTACATGAAACAGTAGCAAGTTATTGTGGAAGTACAGGGCTAGCTGCCTCATGGACAATTCAAAATGTGGGAGAGATTTTTGAAAACCAGTACTGGGATGAAGAAACATTAGCTTGGTTTGGTGAAGAAGTGAAAAATGGGGCAACAGTAAACCGCGCAGTAAGTGAGTTTGCGATGGGCAGCCCCGTTCGTGGAGGAAGACCGGCAACTTCCGCAAAGCGTGAAGGTGACAGCTATCTGATTAACGGCCGTAAAAATTATACGAGTGGTGCTCCTGATTTAGATTACTTTTTAGTAGCAGCCTGGATAGAGGATGATGATCACCTCGGCTTTTTCTTAGTACCGAAAACAGCAACCGGTGTATCGGTTGAAAATACGTGGGATGTTGCATCCATGCGCGGAACAGGTAGTGATGATTTAGTATTGCAAAATGTTCGTGTAGCGGCATCTTCTTTAGTTGAAATTCCGAGTTATTCTACAGGTTTCAAATTGAATGGCTGGCTCTTACTCATTCCAGCGACGTATCTAGGAATTGCGCAAGCCGCACGTGATTATGCCGTCAAATTTGCGACAGAGCATTCACCAAATAGTATTCAAGGAACCATTGCAGATTTACCAAACGTACAAACGTTAATCGGCGAAATGGATTTGGCTCTGACAAATGCCCGCTTTACGATTTATGGTGTAGCGGAGCTTTATAAAGATCCAAAGAAAAAATCAACCATTATTAATGAAGTCAATATTGCCAAACATGTTGTAACAAATATGGCCATTGAAGTCGTGGATAAAGCGATGCGCTTAGTTGGCGCAAAAAGTTTACAACGTTCCAATCCATTACAGCGCTATTATCGCGATGTGCGTGCAGGGCTACATAACCCGCCGATGGACGACATTACCATTAAGCGCTTAGCAGAAACAGCGATTCAAAATCAATTACAAAAGAAAGAGGTAATCGTATGA
- a CDS encoding PBP1A family penicillin-binding protein: MNRQQYQKKQNRKKFGKKIGLTAIAFLCFVAVTLLSLRIYAQVAGAPPLTVPKASIFLDSDNHQIGDYFTEERRYWTEYKDISPYLIDATIAVEDKDFFSHGGFDYSRIAGAVLADIKAGSKVQGASTLTQQYARNLYLTHEKTWTRKINEMLYAYRLELFYSKEEILEGYLNTVYYGHGMYGVEAASRYFFGKSSKDLTLSEASMLAGVPKGPTYYSPLNNLEKATNRQHVILRLMGEQGKITAEEKTRAEGEQVILKSDEWIATKSIAPYFLDVVWDEASAILAAKNLNISEGGWTIQTTLSQAHQRLAEQAIEKNMPNSELQVGFVSMDADTGYVTALVGGRDYSTSSFNRVALGNRQPGSAIKPILYAAALEKGYNPMTFLDVGQTTFTYDSGRATYTPQNINKKYADHELSMAQALAISDNVYAVKTLEDIGYRAFRDVQKRFGLTYSEKDNPAVALGTQENSLYDLTNAYNILAAGGEKRQATTVLSITDAKGKVVYEYKAPEKEQVITKEDAAVLTHMMTGLFDPIFSDYSPATGLSLRSRMTHTYAAKSGTTNSDQWMLGFTPSLTAGVWNGYDQGKTLSVQADMAASKQVWIDFMEAALDGKANEAFTLPNGVEPVAIDIKSGKLANKACGSERVVYLKAMDVPTESCSSFEFFNTDTWGNFWEGNPFEALKSFWE, translated from the coding sequence TTGAACAGACAGCAATATCAAAAAAAGCAGAATCGTAAAAAATTTGGCAAAAAAATTGGTCTTACTGCCATCGCCTTTTTATGTTTTGTCGCTGTCACCCTCCTTTCATTGCGTATATATGCACAAGTTGCTGGAGCACCGCCACTTACCGTGCCCAAAGCATCGATTTTTTTAGATAGCGACAACCACCAAATCGGGGATTATTTCACCGAAGAGCGTCGTTACTGGACTGAATATAAGGATATTTCACCTTATTTAATCGATGCGACAATTGCGGTAGAAGATAAGGACTTCTTTAGCCACGGTGGCTTCGACTATTCACGTATTGCAGGTGCTGTGTTAGCAGACATTAAAGCTGGTAGTAAAGTACAGGGTGCTAGCACATTGACCCAGCAATACGCACGTAATCTCTATTTAACACATGAAAAAACATGGACTCGAAAAATTAATGAAATGCTTTATGCATATCGTTTAGAGTTATTTTACTCAAAAGAGGAAATTTTAGAAGGTTACTTAAATACCGTGTATTACGGGCATGGCATGTACGGGGTGGAAGCAGCAAGCCGTTACTTTTTCGGCAAGTCTTCGAAGGATTTAACGTTATCAGAAGCATCGATGCTTGCTGGTGTGCCTAAGGGGCCGACGTATTATTCGCCGCTTAATAACCTAGAAAAAGCGACAAACCGTCAGCACGTGATTCTGCGTTTAATGGGTGAGCAAGGTAAAATTACCGCTGAGGAAAAAACGCGTGCCGAGGGAGAACAAGTGATTTTAAAAAGTGACGAATGGATTGCGACAAAATCGATTGCCCCTTACTTTTTAGATGTTGTTTGGGATGAAGCGAGTGCGATTTTAGCCGCGAAAAATTTAAACATTAGTGAGGGTGGCTGGACGATTCAAACGACATTAAGCCAAGCTCACCAACGTTTAGCTGAACAGGCCATCGAAAAAAACATGCCTAATAGCGAATTACAGGTTGGTTTTGTTAGTATGGATGCTGATACAGGTTACGTGACAGCACTTGTCGGTGGACGCGATTATAGCACGAGCTCATTTAACCGTGTGGCGCTCGGCAATCGTCAACCTGGTTCTGCAATTAAGCCGATTTTATACGCAGCAGCGCTTGAAAAAGGCTATAATCCGATGACGTTTCTAGACGTAGGTCAAACGACATTTACGTATGATAGCGGTCGTGCCACGTATACACCGCAAAACATTAATAAAAAATACGCCGATCACGAATTATCAATGGCACAGGCGCTCGCCATTTCAGATAATGTCTACGCGGTAAAAACACTAGAGGATATTGGCTACCGGGCATTCCGCGATGTACAAAAACGCTTTGGCCTTACTTATTCCGAGAAGGACAATCCAGCTGTAGCGCTCGGTACACAGGAAAATTCGCTTTATGATTTAACAAATGCCTACAACATACTTGCTGCTGGTGGCGAAAAACGCCAGGCGACAACCGTTCTCTCGATTACCGATGCAAAAGGCAAGGTTGTTTACGAATATAAAGCACCTGAAAAAGAACAGGTCATTACAAAAGAAGATGCGGCTGTATTAACGCATATGATGACCGGACTATTTGACCCGATTTTTAGCGATTACTCCCCTGCAACCGGACTGTCTCTGCGTTCACGTATGACGCATACGTACGCGGCAAAATCAGGGACAACGAATTCAGACCAATGGATGCTTGGCTTTACACCGAGCCTAACAGCTGGCGTTTGGAATGGCTATGATCAGGGCAAAACGTTATCGGTCCAAGCAGATATGGCGGCTTCGAAGCAAGTATGGATTGATTTTATGGAAGCTGCACTTGATGGCAAGGCAAACGAAGCATTTACGCTTCCAAATGGCGTTGAGCCCGTAGCAATCGATATTAAAAGTGGCAAACTAGCCAATAAAGCTTGTGGCAGTGAGCGTGTTGTTTATTTAAAAGCGATGGATGTGCCGACTGAATCTTGTTCATCGTTTGAATTTTTCAACACCGATACGTGGGGCAACTTCTGGGAAGGCAACCCGTTTGAAGCCCTCAAAAGTTTTTGGGAATAA
- a CDS encoding diguanylate cyclase, which produces MFLEFISNFAILFSFTLLIYWAFIQYEHKPFIKKYKIVLVGITFGVAALILTVITTPFANGVLIHNRNIFIVFSGLLGGPWALFITGMIIVSGRYLLMYTSTLAFIMMLNVFINTIALTFVSRKHPITYRNIPIYFFIITFEHISLLLIYYRCSMESIYFLILYFICSSVIFYLLRQILLQLDHRDKQIKQIYRLKQMDLLTQLPNHIATELKLTWLIQAKISFELLHLDLRKFSAINHQYGYEAGDEFFSKIAETIQLQLPKDTYISRIDSDEFYIVLVDTAPAEAILIANQINYAIKNLVFKQDPTLQITSAIGICSSDHYAALSPLLNAAYRALANAKRQSSTFICHDNQLKK; this is translated from the coding sequence ATGTTTTTAGAATTTATTAGTAATTTTGCTATTTTGTTTAGTTTTACACTATTAATTTACTGGGCATTTATCCAATATGAACATAAACCATTCATAAAAAAATATAAGATCGTGCTTGTTGGTATTACATTTGGCGTAGCAGCTCTTATTTTAACGGTCATTACGACACCGTTTGCAAATGGCGTATTAATCCATAACCGTAATATTTTCATTGTTTTTAGTGGCTTACTGGGTGGACCATGGGCGCTTTTTATTACGGGTATGATTATTGTTAGTGGTCGTTATTTACTCATGTACACGTCTACACTGGCATTTATTATGATGCTCAACGTATTTATTAATACAATTGCGCTTACATTTGTCAGTCGCAAACATCCGATCACGTACCGCAATATACCAATCTATTTTTTTATCATAACATTTGAGCATATTTCGTTGTTACTTATTTATTACCGTTGTTCAATGGAAAGTATCTATTTTTTAATCCTTTATTTTATCTGTTCATCTGTGATTTTTTATTTACTGCGCCAAATTTTATTACAGCTTGATCACCGCGATAAACAAATTAAGCAAATTTATCGCTTAAAGCAAATGGATTTACTCACGCAACTACCAAACCACATTGCAACAGAGCTCAAGTTAACGTGGCTCATTCAAGCTAAAATTTCATTTGAGTTACTGCATTTAGATTTACGGAAATTTAGCGCGATTAATCATCAATATGGCTACGAGGCGGGCGATGAATTCTTTTCTAAAATTGCCGAAACAATTCAACTGCAATTACCTAAAGATACCTATATCAGCAGAATTGATAGTGATGAATTTTATATTGTGCTTGTCGATACAGCACCTGCTGAAGCCATTTTAATAGCGAATCAAATAAATTATGCTATTAAAAATTTAGTATTTAAGCAAGACCCTACCTTACAAATTACGTCGGCAATTGGGATTTGTTCTTCTGACCACTATGCTGCCTTGTCGCCCTTATTAAACGCGGCATACCGTGCACTAGCAAATGCCAAAAGACAGTCCTCTACGTTTATTTGTCATGATAATCAATTGAAAAAATAA
- a CDS encoding amino acid ABC transporter permease: protein MEKYFDVSYIWSALPDLLPYLWVTLYIAAFSVIGGSLLGFVLAAAKLSNNQLLRALANGYTTIIRCTPSIVLLFLVYYGIPAFSEGLFGIYLQNVSTGVFVVVTFSLQFAAMMSEVIRSSYLAIDRGQFEAAVSVGLTPFQAYRRIIFPQALVVALPNFGNGLISVLQEGALAYTIGFIDVVGKANLIIANNYGTHTLEIYLALAVIYWVISISIEKSFSLLEKAFTKGKQPIKTT from the coding sequence ATGGAAAAGTATTTTGATGTGTCGTACATTTGGTCGGCATTGCCGGATTTATTGCCGTATTTATGGGTTACATTATATATCGCCGCTTTTTCGGTCATAGGTGGCTCGTTATTAGGTTTCGTACTCGCAGCAGCAAAGTTAAGCAATAATCAATTGTTACGTGCTTTAGCAAATGGCTATACGACGATTATCCGTTGTACGCCATCGATTGTCTTACTGTTTTTAGTGTATTACGGAATTCCAGCCTTTTCAGAAGGACTATTCGGCATTTACCTACAAAACGTTTCAACGGGTGTATTCGTTGTTGTTACCTTCAGCTTACAATTTGCTGCGATGATGTCAGAAGTGATTCGTTCCTCGTATTTAGCAATCGATCGTGGACAATTTGAAGCGGCGGTAAGTGTTGGGTTGACCCCGTTTCAAGCGTATCGCCGTATTATTTTCCCGCAGGCACTTGTGGTAGCACTGCCGAACTTTGGCAATGGCTTAATTTCGGTGCTTCAAGAAGGGGCACTTGCATACACAATTGGCTTTATTGATGTGGTTGGTAAGGCGAATTTAATCATTGCGAACAATTACGGCACACATACACTCGAAATTTATCTCGCATTAGCCGTGATTTATTGGGTCATCTCGATTTCAATTGAAAAGAGTTTTAGTCTACTAGAAAAAGCATTTACTAAAGGAAAGCAACCAATTAAAACGACGTAG
- a CDS encoding 2-hydroxymuconate tautomerase — protein sequence MPIVTIKMIEGRTDEQKRALVEEVTQAVSKTVNAPIENVSIIIEEMSKGHYATAGVRYSDK from the coding sequence ATGCCAATCGTTACAATCAAAATGATCGAAGGCCGCACGGATGAACAAAAGCGCGCGCTTGTAGAAGAAGTTACACAAGCTGTTTCAAAAACAGTGAACGCACCAATCGAAAACGTATCTATTATTATTGAAGAGATGTCAAAAGGCCATTACGCAACAGCTGGCGTGCGTTATAGCGACAAGTAA
- a CDS encoding transporter substrate-binding domain-containing protein, with protein MKFKQILKLATIGITASALLAACGDEPQSGAAAPTSKDGVTVVKVAYDQASKPMTYLDENGNATGYDVEVMKLVDEALPEYEFDYVGTTSDDLLIGVEQGKYHAGVKNAFWTEERTQKYIFPQEFLGLSSAGLVLKKENEHIKNLSDFASAGYTLAPIAANNAQYTVIAEYNEANPDNQVKLKAGEDFTVDVVQWVNEGRVDGGVQIEGAFTGQVLTEGGPYHNLKDEVVYNEFAVIKTWPLFNKKQQEFADAYDKAIEEIKNTDALRELSKEFYGKDLFEVLDSVNR; from the coding sequence ATGAAATTCAAACAAATTTTAAAGTTAGCGACAATTGGAATCACGGCTTCAGCGTTATTGGCAGCATGTGGGGATGAGCCACAATCAGGCGCAGCCGCACCAACAAGTAAAGACGGGGTAACGGTTGTGAAGGTCGCGTATGACCAAGCAAGTAAACCGATGACGTATTTAGATGAAAATGGGAACGCAACAGGCTATGACGTAGAAGTGATGAAGTTAGTAGACGAAGCATTACCTGAATATGAGTTTGACTATGTAGGCACGACAAGTGATGACTTATTAATCGGTGTGGAGCAGGGCAAATATCATGCAGGTGTAAAAAATGCATTCTGGACAGAAGAACGTACACAAAAGTACATTTTCCCACAAGAATTTTTAGGGTTAAGTAGTGCTGGTTTAGTACTGAAAAAAGAAAATGAACACATTAAAAACTTAAGTGATTTTGCATCGGCAGGCTATACATTAGCACCAATTGCGGCAAACAATGCGCAGTATACAGTGATTGCAGAATACAACGAAGCCAATCCAGATAATCAAGTGAAATTAAAAGCAGGTGAAGATTTCACCGTAGATGTGGTGCAATGGGTAAATGAAGGGCGCGTAGATGGTGGGGTTCAAATAGAAGGTGCATTTACAGGGCAAGTGTTAACAGAAGGCGGCCCTTACCATAACTTAAAGGATGAAGTCGTTTATAACGAATTTGCGGTGATTAAAACATGGCCGCTATTTAATAAAAAACAGCAAGAATTTGCAGATGCTTACGATAAAGCAATCGAAGAAATTAAGAACACAGATGCTTTACGCGAGTTAAGTAAAGAATTTTACGGTAAAGACTTATTTGAAGTATTAGATTCAGTAAATCGCTAA
- a CDS encoding YwhD family protein: MANNENSKPKMGFTIIKNDPTDGHKGFGIGSLSLENVSPVILDVAEKTAVVDIGAMHAKSEVERGIKFTVNREDSEGGKDYWLVWVTIDHKESGAYFAGVTACEMVVNREKRRGYKILADHVNRMDKSMKRKIIVDHMDAASKKTLADFLKGHDETMWLNSDEQLRNDLA, translated from the coding sequence ATGGCGAATAATGAAAATTCAAAACCAAAAATGGGATTTACAATCATAAAAAACGATCCAACTGATGGACATAAAGGCTTTGGCATTGGCTCACTTTCTTTAGAGAATGTGTCACCAGTCATTTTGGATGTCGCAGAAAAAACAGCGGTCGTAGATATCGGCGCAATGCATGCGAAAAGTGAAGTCGAGCGCGGTATTAAATTTACCGTGAACCGTGAAGATTCTGAAGGTGGTAAAGACTACTGGCTTGTATGGGTAACGATTGATCATAAAGAATCTGGTGCCTATTTTGCGGGCGTAACAGCTTGTGAAATGGTCGTAAACCGTGAAAAACGTCGTGGCTATAAAATTTTAGCAGATCATGTCAATCGAATGGATAAATCAATGAAGCGTAAAATTATCGTTGATCATATGGACGCTGCTTCGAAAAAAACATTAGCCGACTTTTTAAAAGGTCATGATGAGACAATGTGGTTAAACAGCGACGAACAGTTACGTAACGATTTAGCATAG
- a CDS encoding DUF1934 domain-containing protein, with the protein MANENGKTVKIKLVSSIIPTEGELEQYEMWLEGSCIEKGESHYLRYEEVQEDLHIQTTVKLHPEQGFIHRKGGVNMRLPLTPGMRGNGHYESPFGSLPIITDTQQLAIEVQNNEKVSGRFTTQYDLIIGGNSVGRYTLDIQFMEV; encoded by the coding sequence GTGGCGAACGAGAATGGGAAAACAGTCAAAATTAAGCTAGTTTCCTCAATCATTCCAACCGAGGGCGAGCTTGAACAATACGAAATGTGGCTTGAAGGTAGCTGTATTGAAAAGGGCGAAAGTCATTATTTACGCTACGAGGAAGTTCAGGAAGATTTACACATCCAAACGACTGTAAAATTACATCCAGAACAAGGGTTTATTCACCGCAAGGGTGGCGTCAATATGCGACTGCCGTTAACGCCTGGTATGCGCGGCAATGGCCATTATGAAAGTCCATTCGGCTCGTTACCAATCATTACCGATACGCAACAGTTAGCGATCGAAGTACAAAACAACGAAAAAGTATCAGGGCGTTTTACTACGCAATATGATCTTATTATAGGCGGCAATTCGGTTGGCCGTTACACGTTAGATATTCAATTTATGGAGGTATAG
- the argS gene encoding arginine--tRNA ligase, with translation MNAVEQLQQSIKAALAAAIEKAGLVEAGTQVNIHLETPKDKTNGDFATNVAMQLTKLAKKPPRAIAEAILENLETEGTDIEKIDIAGPGFMNITVRKDFLASIVKGAVEQGENYGRTTAGAGEKVQVEFVSANPTGDLHLGHARGASVGDSLCNVMDFAGYDVSREYYINDAGNQINNLSYSLEARYKQALGMDAEMPEGGYHGPDIIGIAGKLAEEFGASILDKTEEERFKFFRAHGLKLELAKLQNDLKNFRVEFDVWYSETSLYENGKIEVALDKLKANGHVFEEEGATWFRSTTYGDDKDRVLIKNDGSFTYLTPDIAYHEDKLHRGFDKLINIWGADHHGYIPRMKAAIEALGYDRGTLEVDIIQMVQLYKNGEKFKMSKRTGNAVTMRELVEEVGLDAVRYFFVKTAGDSHMDFDLDLAVSQSNENPVYYAQYAHARIASILRSAAEQGFEASLENLSLLTAEKEEDVLKKVGAFPQIVADAAKYRTPHRIANYIQDVAAAFHSFYNAEKVLNLDNKELTEARLALITAVKTTLANALKLIGVSAPEKM, from the coding sequence ATGAACGCAGTAGAACAATTACAGCAATCGATTAAAGCAGCATTAGCAGCAGCTATCGAAAAAGCGGGCTTAGTAGAAGCTGGTACACAAGTAAATATTCACTTAGAAACACCGAAAGACAAAACAAACGGGGACTTCGCAACAAACGTCGCGATGCAATTAACAAAATTAGCGAAAAAGCCACCTCGTGCAATCGCTGAAGCTATCTTAGAAAACTTAGAAACAGAAGGCACGGATATCGAGAAAATCGACATCGCAGGCCCTGGTTTCATGAATATTACAGTACGTAAAGACTTCTTAGCGAGCATTGTTAAAGGAGCAGTTGAGCAAGGTGAAAACTACGGTCGTACTACTGCAGGTGCTGGTGAAAAAGTACAAGTAGAGTTCGTATCAGCAAACCCAACTGGTGACTTACATTTAGGACACGCGCGCGGTGCATCTGTAGGAGATTCATTATGTAACGTTATGGATTTCGCTGGTTACGACGTATCTCGTGAATACTATATTAACGATGCGGGTAACCAAATCAACAACTTATCATACTCATTAGAAGCACGTTATAAGCAAGCATTAGGCATGGACGCGGAAATGCCAGAAGGCGGCTACCACGGCCCAGACATTATCGGCATCGCTGGTAAATTAGCAGAAGAATTCGGCGCATCAATTTTAGATAAAACAGAAGAAGAGCGTTTTAAGTTCTTCCGTGCGCACGGTCTTAAATTAGAATTAGCAAAATTACAAAATGACCTTAAAAACTTCCGCGTTGAATTTGACGTTTGGTATTCAGAAACTTCTTTATATGAAAACGGCAAAATCGAAGTAGCATTAGATAAGCTAAAAGCAAACGGTCACGTATTTGAAGAAGAGGGCGCGACTTGGTTCCGCTCAACAACTTACGGCGACGACAAAGACCGCGTACTAATTAAAAACGACGGTTCATTCACATACTTAACACCTGATATCGCATACCACGAAGATAAATTACACCGTGGTTTTGATAAGCTAATCAACATTTGGGGTGCTGACCATCACGGTTATATTCCACGTATGAAAGCGGCAATCGAAGCACTTGGCTATGACCGCGGTACGTTAGAAGTAGACATTATCCAAATGGTACAGCTGTACAAAAACGGTGAGAAATTCAAAATGTCAAAACGTACAGGTAATGCTGTCACAATGCGTGAATTAGTAGAAGAAGTAGGCTTAGATGCCGTACGTTACTTCTTCGTAAAAACTGCCGGCGATTCTCACATGGACTTCGACTTAGATTTAGCTGTTTCACAATCGAACGAAAACCCAGTGTATTACGCACAATACGCACATGCACGTATTGCTTCAATTTTACGTTCAGCAGCAGAGCAAGGTTTTGAGGCTTCACTTGAAAACTTAAGCCTGTTAACTGCAGAAAAAGAAGAAGATGTACTGAAAAAAGTAGGCGCATTCCCACAAATCGTGGCGGACGCAGCGAAATACCGCACACCGCACCGTATCGCGAACTACATTCAAGACGTAGCAGCTGCATTCCACAGCTTCTATAACGCTGAAAAAGTATTAAACCTAGACAACAAAGAGCTAACAGAAGCTCGTCTTGCATTAATCACAGCGGTAAAAACAACACTAGCCAATGCATTAAAATTAATCGGTGTATCTGCACCTGAAAAAATGTAA